The following proteins are co-located in the Dyadobacter chenwenxiniae genome:
- a CDS encoding tyrosine-protein phosphatase: protein MLNWLFDKKKSKTISLESIGIDIHSHVLPGIDDGVQTIEEAVDMVSKMQLLGYSRIVTTPHVMWDCYKNTPEIIREKLQEVRQASRDAGLTIQIDAAAEYFIDEHFNEMIAQGRELLTLPGNRLLVELPYSTPLLNTTENLFAIVQKGYQPVLAHPERYTYFYSDPSIYKKLVDQGCELQVNVLSLSGYYGENILKMAEWLLKNNLITFLGTDAHKIQHLDMIQKSNKNNWILSYPFQNEKLINI from the coding sequence ATGCTGAATTGGCTATTTGATAAGAAAAAATCTAAAACCATAAGTCTGGAATCCATAGGCATCGATATACACTCTCATGTGCTTCCAGGAATAGACGATGGTGTGCAAACGATCGAAGAAGCGGTAGATATGGTTTCTAAAATGCAGTTGCTTGGGTATTCCAGGATTGTGACAACGCCCCACGTCATGTGGGATTGCTATAAGAACACCCCAGAAATAATCCGTGAAAAACTGCAGGAAGTAAGACAAGCCAGTCGTGATGCAGGGCTGACTATTCAAATTGACGCCGCAGCGGAATATTTCATTGATGAACATTTCAATGAAATGATTGCTCAGGGTCGCGAGCTGTTAACATTGCCCGGGAATCGGCTGCTGGTGGAGTTACCCTATTCAACACCTTTGTTGAACACGACTGAAAATCTGTTTGCCATTGTTCAGAAAGGCTATCAGCCTGTTCTTGCTCACCCCGAAAGATATACTTATTTCTATTCGGACCCCAGCATCTACAAAAAACTAGTGGATCAAGGCTGCGAATTGCAAGTAAACGTCCTCTCACTTAGTGGTTACTACGGAGAAAATATCCTGAAAATGGCTGAATGGTTGCTAAAAAATAATTTAATCACATTTTTAGGCACTGACGCTCACAAAATCCAGCATTTGGATATGATTCAGAAAAGTAACAAAAACAACTGGATATTAAGTTATCCGTTTCAAAACGAAAAACTTATAAATATTTGA
- a CDS encoding capsule assembly Wzi family protein: protein MHARILLLICLLTGIVLSETKGSPYQESTGTTGPSSADTLDAYSDKPIRLGLAAMASVTSNKQVPFWMRSNQFGSVPLDGPSLSLIGNIGHNYSLNRKNKLTDWGFYVEPRLNIGRNSELILIEGYAKGRLGIFQLKAGRSREIMGLVDSTLSSGAFSVSGNSLGIPKVEISIPEFWDLPFLKGILAVKGNFAHGWLGNTEVRNGARFSTVNSYFHQKSAYARLGTENWPFRIYGGFNHQVFWGNEKEMNPTLFKLSVLETYKRVIFGQSYGGDDIGLPRSKVGNHLGSIDQAIEFDAGALRIMAYHQFFFEVGGLYHLNNVKDGIFGLSIANKNFDKSTTGFRLKKILFEYVATKSQGGEADAKITPSGDEDYYNNYIYVKGWSYRGENIGNPLITSRTYSRSDLPMANEFYINNRITAFHTATELAVSSWSVILRLNYSLNYGTYGTSPLGHSLNDIRIPSKPPYFQEEKQFSSIIEASRRMKYNTMLNVGFALDEGSLLYNSTGAWIKLSKSW from the coding sequence ATGCACGCTCGTATCCTGTTATTAATCTGTTTGCTCACAGGGATAGTATTGTCTGAAACCAAGGGAAGCCCGTATCAAGAATCCACTGGCACTACCGGCCCTTCCAGCGCTGACACCCTGGACGCTTATTCCGATAAACCTATCAGGCTTGGCCTGGCCGCGATGGCCTCAGTTACATCCAATAAGCAAGTGCCGTTCTGGATGCGTTCCAACCAATTTGGCAGTGTTCCACTTGATGGACCTTCCCTTTCTCTAATAGGCAACATTGGTCATAACTACTCACTAAACAGGAAAAACAAGCTTACAGACTGGGGGTTTTATGTAGAACCCCGATTGAATATCGGCAGAAATTCAGAGCTGATCCTTATTGAAGGATATGCGAAAGGAAGATTAGGCATTTTCCAATTGAAAGCAGGTCGCAGCCGCGAGATCATGGGGCTTGTTGATTCTACTCTCTCGTCCGGAGCCTTCTCTGTTTCGGGCAACAGCCTGGGAATTCCCAAAGTGGAGATCTCTATTCCTGAATTTTGGGATTTGCCATTTTTGAAAGGAATTTTGGCGGTGAAGGGGAACTTTGCGCATGGGTGGCTTGGGAATACCGAAGTAAGGAACGGAGCAAGATTCAGCACGGTTAACTCCTACTTTCATCAAAAATCTGCCTATGCCCGTCTTGGGACGGAAAACTGGCCTTTTAGAATTTATGGTGGCTTTAATCACCAGGTTTTCTGGGGAAATGAAAAAGAAATGAATCCGACGCTTTTTAAGCTTTCCGTGCTGGAAACCTATAAGCGGGTGATCTTCGGTCAAAGTTATGGTGGAGATGACATAGGCCTTCCCCGTTCGAAAGTCGGCAACCATCTTGGTTCTATTGACCAGGCAATTGAGTTTGACGCCGGCGCACTTCGGATCATGGCTTATCACCAGTTCTTTTTCGAGGTTGGAGGCTTGTACCATTTGAACAATGTAAAGGATGGCATTTTTGGACTGAGTATTGCGAATAAGAACTTCGACAAGTCGACCACCGGCTTTCGCTTGAAAAAAATCTTGTTTGAGTATGTGGCCACCAAAAGCCAGGGAGGTGAGGCAGATGCAAAGATTACCCCATCAGGCGATGAAGATTATTACAACAACTATATCTACGTAAAAGGTTGGAGCTATCGCGGAGAAAACATTGGTAACCCGTTGATTACAAGCAGGACTTACAGTCGAAGCGACCTGCCGATGGCCAATGAATTTTACATAAATAACCGGATAACCGCGTTTCACACTGCGACAGAACTTGCCGTTTCGAGTTGGAGCGTAATCCTTAGACTGAATTATTCCCTCAACTACGGAACTTACGGAACCAGTCCGTTGGGCCATTCATTAAATGATATCCGTATTCCATCCAAACCACCTTATTTCCAGGAAGAAAAACAATTCTCTTCCATCATTGAGGCGAGTCGCAGAATGAAATATAATACCATGCTGAATGTGGGCTTTGCGTTGGACGAGGGTTCTCTTCTTTATAATTCAACCGGCGCCTGGATAAAACTGTCCAAATCGTGGTAG
- a CDS encoding ABC transporter ATP-binding protein, with product MNNPYISLLATAWRYARQQRKRYVLVYAMFIMANLVLAANPLLYGWFVESIQKDPSNVLDNVWLYAGGYVLLSIGEWAFHGPARIMERKLAFDMSKNFLDEMYHQALHLPIRWHQDHHSGATINRIRKAYEALRDFFQNGFMFLHAFAKFIFSFVAIVWFSPIFGAIGVLIGIINIWVIFKFDKPFIKALEETNEKEHIVSSTLFDSLSNIITVITLRLEKRMKISLISKVDDAFPPFLRSITINEWKWFVASMFIVLIYVVVTIGYVYQNYIPGQVFLVGGLVTLLSYVNQFTSVFQDIAWQYTEIIRYNTEVQTARLISETYKKQHRPDAAESLPDHWQEIQIRDLNFSHGEVYDRGNQAHSLHGLNIRIKKGQRIAFIGESGSGKSTLLALLRGLYEAEKGVNVLVDGKQPADMQTLAAQITLFPQDPEIFENTIAYNITLGLPFEEAEIMQVCKTAHFTDVIAKLPKGLDSNIQEKGVNLSGGQKQRLALARGILAARTSEIILLDEPTSSVDPKTESQIYDRMFQEFRDKAVISTLHRLHLLTKFDYVYILRDGHLVDEGTFAELRVRSAVFQDLWRHQEAMAGQ from the coding sequence ATGAATAACCCCTACATTTCTCTTCTCGCGACTGCCTGGCGCTACGCGCGGCAGCAGCGAAAACGCTATGTGCTTGTTTACGCGATGTTTATCATGGCAAATCTGGTGCTTGCGGCCAATCCCCTACTTTACGGCTGGTTTGTCGAGTCTATTCAAAAGGACCCGTCAAATGTCCTTGACAATGTGTGGCTGTATGCGGGAGGTTACGTTCTGTTGAGCATTGGCGAGTGGGCATTTCACGGCCCTGCCAGGATTATGGAGCGCAAACTAGCATTTGATATGAGCAAAAATTTCCTGGATGAGATGTACCACCAGGCACTGCATTTGCCCATCCGATGGCATCAGGATCATCACAGCGGCGCCACCATCAACCGGATCCGTAAGGCCTATGAAGCACTCCGTGACTTTTTCCAGAACGGCTTTATGTTTCTGCACGCCTTTGCAAAATTCATATTTTCTTTTGTTGCCATCGTCTGGTTTTCGCCGATTTTCGGGGCGATTGGCGTATTGATCGGAATAATTAATATCTGGGTAATATTCAAGTTTGATAAACCATTTATAAAGGCACTGGAAGAGACCAATGAAAAGGAACATATTGTTTCTTCCACACTTTTTGACAGTCTTTCCAACATCATCACCGTCATCACCCTGCGCCTTGAAAAGCGAATGAAAATCAGTTTGATCTCCAAAGTCGATGATGCGTTTCCGCCGTTTCTGAGATCAATTACAATCAACGAATGGAAGTGGTTTGTAGCCAGTATGTTTATTGTCCTTATCTATGTGGTGGTTACCATTGGATATGTTTATCAAAATTACATTCCCGGGCAAGTGTTCCTGGTGGGTGGCCTGGTTACGCTTTTGAGTTATGTCAATCAGTTTACCAGTGTGTTTCAGGACATTGCATGGCAATACACCGAAATCATTCGGTATAACACGGAAGTGCAGACAGCCCGCCTGATTTCAGAAACTTATAAGAAACAGCATCGCCCGGATGCAGCCGAAAGCCTACCCGATCATTGGCAAGAGATCCAAATCCGGGATCTTAATTTCTCGCATGGCGAGGTTTATGACCGTGGAAACCAAGCACACAGCTTGCATGGACTCAACATTCGCATCAAAAAAGGCCAGCGAATTGCATTTATCGGCGAAAGTGGCAGTGGAAAAAGCACGCTACTCGCATTGCTGAGAGGTTTGTATGAAGCTGAGAAAGGCGTCAATGTGCTGGTTGACGGCAAGCAACCGGCTGACATGCAGACATTAGCGGCTCAAATCACTTTATTTCCTCAAGATCCCGAAATCTTTGAAAATACTATCGCCTATAATATCACGCTCGGACTGCCCTTTGAGGAAGCAGAGATTATGCAGGTCTGCAAAACGGCCCATTTTACAGATGTGATTGCCAAACTGCCCAAAGGGTTGGATTCAAACATTCAGGAAAAAGGCGTCAACCTGTCCGGCGGACAAAAACAGCGGCTGGCATTGGCAAGAGGCATTTTGGCAGCCCGAACCAGCGAAATCATCCTGCTCGATGAGCCCACCAGCAGCGTAGATCCCAAAACAGAATCGCAGATTTACGACAGAATGTTCCAGGAATTCAGGGACAAAGCTGTTATATCGACATTGCATCGACTGCACCTACTGACTAAGTTTGACTACGTTTATATTTTAAGGGACGGGCACTTGGTGGATGAGGGGACATTTGCGGAACTGCGGGTTAGGAGCGCCGTTTTTCAGGATTTGTGGCGGCATCAGGAGGCGATGGCGGGGCAGTGA
- a CDS encoding 3-keto-disaccharide hydrolase — MKRTLVTLCMALFLGAGLQISAVAQDGWISLFNGKNFDGWKIGANASSFTIVDGNIQVAGPRAHLFYDGPVKNHMFKNFEFKATVMTKPGANSGIFIHTAYQEDGWPSQGYEVQVNQSHTDYKRTGSLYNVVDVKETYVKDNEWYTEYIKVEGKHITIKINDKVVVDYEESDVDKREGDMKNKFLKAGTFALQAHDPKSVVLYKDIMVRPLTE; from the coding sequence ATGAAAAGAACATTGGTTACATTATGTATGGCGCTTTTCTTGGGCGCTGGATTACAAATTTCTGCCGTGGCGCAGGATGGCTGGATATCACTCTTTAACGGAAAAAATTTTGATGGCTGGAAAATCGGAGCAAATGCTTCCTCATTTACTATAGTGGATGGTAACATTCAGGTAGCAGGGCCGAGGGCTCATTTGTTTTATGATGGTCCGGTGAAAAATCACATGTTCAAAAACTTCGAGTTCAAAGCGACGGTAATGACCAAACCTGGCGCGAACTCCGGAATTTTCATCCATACTGCCTATCAGGAAGATGGATGGCCTTCGCAGGGTTATGAGGTGCAGGTAAATCAGTCACATACAGATTACAAGCGCACAGGAAGCTTGTATAATGTAGTCGATGTGAAAGAAACCTACGTAAAGGACAACGAATGGTATACAGAATACATCAAAGTTGAAGGAAAGCACATCACCATTAAGATCAATGATAAAGTCGTTGTCGACTATGAAGAGTCGGATGTGGACAAAAGAGAGGGTGATATGAAAAACAAATTCCTGAAAGCCGGCACATTTGCATTGCAGGCACACGATCCTAAAAGTGTGGTGCTATATAAGGACATTATGGTTCGCCCTTTAACGGAATAA